Part of the Mycolicibacterium mageritense genome is shown below.
AGTGGTTCGGTCCGCGTGGCGACGGTCACCGGGAATCTCAAGGCGGACACCGCATCCGGTGATATCGCGGCCGGAGATGTCGCGGGGAACGCGCGGATCGCCACGGCATCCGGCGACGCCGCGATCGATAGGATCGAGGGGGACGTGAAGTTCCAGGCCGCCAGCGGCAACCTCACCATCGGCACCTTGCGCGGGCACGTCAAACACCAGGCCGCGTCGGGTTCGGTCACGGTCGCCGCCGCCGTCACCGGCGCCTTGCACGCGCAGACCGGAAGCGGCGAAGTCGAAGTCGGCGTTCCGGAAGGCACCGCGGCGCGACTGGAGCTCAAGACCCATTCCGGCACGGTCGACAACGGATTGCAGTCCTCGGACGGCCCGGCCGTCGGTGACGAGACCTTCGTCGTGCACGCCCGCACCGGCTCGGGGGACATCTCGATCCGCCGCGCCATCGGACCGGTGGTCACGGGGCCGACGGCCTAGTCAACGCTGTGCCGAGGATCGCAGCCACATGGTGACTGCGATCCTCGGCGTAAGCGGCACACGACCGACGGCTTAGGCCGGGTCGAACCGGAACACCGTCAAACGCCCTGCCAGTGCCTCGAATTCGTCGGGTGTGCCGTCGACGACCAGGCCGCTGCGCTTGGCGAAGCCGACGCCGACGGGCACCTTGACCGCGAACGCGCGCAAAACCGGGCGCGACTCGTCGGGTGTGAGTTCGACGATCTTCACGGGGCGGGACCGCCGGCCTCGCGTCAGCGTCCCGGCCCCGGCGGCGCGGGCATTGGCCGCCCAGTCCGAGCCGGGATACCCCGCGACCGTGTAGAGGCCGCCGTCGTGATCGAACGGCGTCATGGGCGTGCTGCGGGGCACCCCGGATTTCCGCCCCGGCACCGTGAGCACCATGGCGGGCCCGGTCGGGACGCCCAGGCGCTGCACGGCCATCATCACCTTGTTCATCGGCTTGAGCCAGCGGGGTGGGCGAGGCTCGGTCTGCTGTCCTGACATGTCTTGTCCTCCTCAGTCTTTCGTGAAGTGACCGCGGTGCTCGGCAGCCCAGTCGGCGAACGACGTGGCGGGCCTGCCGAGAATCTTGTCGACCTCGTGGGTCACCAGCGCGGGCCGGTCGACGGTGTCGGCCAGCAGGCCCATGTACGCGTCGGCGAACTCCGCGCCGAAGCCCAGGTCGACGAATCGTTGCCGCACGACATCGGTGGGCACCTCGCGGTAGTGCAGCGGCCGGCCCAACACCCGCCCGAGCGTGGCGACCAGTTCGGTGTTGGTCAGTGCCTGCGGCCCGGTCAGTGGGATGCGCTGTCCCACAAGGTCGTCCGTCAGCAACGCGACCGCCGCCACGGCGGAGATGTCGGCATCGGCGATCACCGCGGTCGACGCATTCGCATACGGACCGCTCACCACATCACCTGCCCGGATCTGGGCCGACCACATGCCGGCGAAGTTGGAGGCGAAGACCGTGGGCCGCAGGCTCACCCACTCCAGGCCGGAAGCCACGGCCAGCTGCTCGACTTCGCGGTTGCGGTCCCCGCGCACGCGTGACGGTTGCCGGGAATCGTCGTCATCGGCGTTGATCGCCGACAGTGCGACAAGGCGTCCAACCCCCGCGGCGCGGGCCAGTTCGACCGTCGCGGCCAGCTCCTGGCCCAGTGCCCGTGAGTTGAGGAAGACCGCCGAGGCGCCCGCGACGCCGTCGGCCGCGGATCGGACCGGCTCGACGCCGGGCGGAAACCCCGCGGTCTCGGGAGTGCGGGTGACCGCGCGCACGCGGGCTCCGGCGCGGACGAGTTCGGTGATGAGCGGGCGGCCGACATTTCCGGTGGCGCCCGTGACGAGAATTGTGTTCATGCGATCAAGGACGGGGAGGGCGTCCGAAAAGTTACCGGTGCGCGTCGGTAACTTTCCCGGCGCCGGATTCGTCGTAACCACATGAACGGCATCGAGACAGCCTGGCGAGACCACCACCCGTACCTGGTGAATCTCGCCTACCAGATGCTCGGCGACATCGGTGACGCCGAGGACATCGCGCAGGAGGCGTTCCTGCGGCTGTCCCGCACCGACTCCGAGCGAATCGACGACATCCGGGCCTGGCTCACCGTGGTGGCGGGCCGGCTGTGCCTGGACAGCCTGCGGTCCGCGCGGAGCCGGTTGGAACGCCCCGACGGCTCGGCCGCGGTGGACACCACCGCGGCCGTCGGCTCCGACCCGGCCGATCGCGTGACGCTCGACGACCAGGTCGCCGCGGCGGTGCTGACCGTGCTGACCCGGCTCAGCCCGGGTGAACGCGTCGCGTTCGTGCTGCACGACATCTTCCGCATCCCGTTCGACGACATCGCCGAAACCGTGGGGCGACCCGTCGGGACATGCCGTCAACTGGCGCGCAGGGCCCGGACGAAGGTGGCCGCGGCGGCGCCTCGGCTCAATGAGGTCAGTCCCGGCGAGCACCGCAAGGTCACCGACGCGTTCATCACCGCGTGCGCCAACGGGGATCTGCAAGCCCTCGCGGCGGTGCTCGATCCGAGCGTGTGGGGCGTCGGCACCGTGCTCACCGATTCGGCCCTGCGTCAGGTCCACCACGGCCGCCACGACGTCGCGACCAACCTGCTGCGCTACCTCGGCCCGGGGGCGACCGTGGTGTGCGCGGCCGAGCCCGTGCTGCTGGCCTTCGACCGGCGCAGGCTGTTCGCGGTCGTCGTGCTGACCATTCGGGACGGGCTGGTCGTCAAGATCGAAGCGACCGCCGACCCGACGGCCCGGGCACATTAGGGAAGGCCGGTCGGTGCGCGGCACAATGGAGCGGTGAGCGATACCCCGCGACAGCGCGTGCTGATCCTCGGTAGCACGGGTTCGATCGGCACCCAGGCGTTGGAGGTGATCGCCGCCAATCCCGATCGCTTCGAGGTGGTCGGCCTGGCTGCCGGCGGCGGCAATCCCGACCTGCTGGCCGCTCAACGGGCCCAAACCGGCGTCAGCGCGATCGCGGTCGCCGACCCGGCAGCCGCCGAGCGGGTCGGAGACGTCAGGTATGCCGGGCCGGACGCGGTCACTCGGCTGGTCGAGGACACCGAGGCCGACGTGGTTCTCAACGCCCTGGTCGGGGCGCTCGGCCTGCAACCCACCCTGGCCGCGCTGGCCTCGGGAGCCCGGCTGGCGCTGGCCAACAAGGAGTCGCTGGTGGCCGGCGGGCCGCTGGTCCTCAAGGCCGCGGCACCGGGTCAGATCGTGCCGGTCGACTCCGAACACTCGGCGATGGCGCAGTGCCTACGCGGCGGCACGGCCGACGAGGTCGACAAGATCGTGCTCACTGCGTCGGGTGGGCCGTTCTTGGGTTGGTCGTCCGACGACCTGCAGTCGGTCACCCCGGAGCAGGCCGGTAAGCATCCGACCTGGTCGATGGGCCCGATGAACACGCTGAACTCGGCGACCCTGGTCAACAAGGGACTCGAGCTCATCGAAACCCACCTGTTGTTCGGGATCGACTACGACCGCATCGAGGTCGTCGTGCATCCGCAGTCGATCGTGCATTCGATGGCCACGTTCACCGACGGCTCGACCCTGGCCCAGGCCAGCCCGCCCGACATGAAGCTGCCGATCGCGCTCGCACTGGGCTGGCCCGCCCGAGTTCCGGGCGCCGCCGCGGCATGCGACTTCACCACCGCCTCGACCTGGGAATTTCTCCCGCTGGACAACGAGGTGTTCCCCGCGGTGGACCTCGCGCGCCATGCCGGTAAGCGCGGCGGTTGCCTGACCGCGGTCTACAACGCGGCAAACGAAGAGGCCGCCGAGGCCTTCCTGGACGGCCGCATCGGTTTCCCGGCGATCGTGGAAACGGTCGGTGACGTGTTGCACGCTGCAGACCGGTGGGCCGCCGAACCCGCTACCGTGGAAGACGTACTCGACGCGCAGCGCTGGGCCAGGGAACAGGCCCAGCACATCGTCGAGCAGAAGACCACTAAAAAAGGGCTCGTTTCTAGATGATGTTCGCAATCGGCATCGTGCTGTTCGCGCTGGCC
Proteins encoded:
- a CDS encoding DUF4097 family beta strand repeat-containing protein — protein: MTTFHTPEPITAVVEVVAGAVRLTATDRDDTVVDVRPRDPERASDVRAAEQTRVDYHNGTLVVTAGRKVLSLGRGGAVRVDIALPTGSRLDLSSASADVDADGVYSDCRFASASGSVRVATVTGNLKADTASGDIAAGDVAGNARIATASGDAAIDRIEGDVKFQAASGNLTIGTLRGHVKHQAASGSVTVAAAVTGALHAQTGSGEVEVGVPEGTAARLELKTHSGTVDNGLQSSDGPAVGDETFVVHARTGSGDISIRRAIGPVVTGPTA
- a CDS encoding nitroreductase family deazaflavin-dependent oxidoreductase encodes the protein MSGQQTEPRPPRWLKPMNKVMMAVQRLGVPTGPAMVLTVPGRKSGVPRSTPMTPFDHDGGLYTVAGYPGSDWAANARAAGAGTLTRGRRSRPVKIVELTPDESRPVLRAFAVKVPVGVGFAKRSGLVVDGTPDEFEALAGRLTVFRFDPA
- a CDS encoding NmrA family NAD(P)-binding protein, which encodes MNTILVTGATGNVGRPLITELVRAGARVRAVTRTPETAGFPPGVEPVRSAADGVAGASAVFLNSRALGQELAATVELARAAGVGRLVALSAINADDDDSRQPSRVRGDRNREVEQLAVASGLEWVSLRPTVFASNFAGMWSAQIRAGDVVSGPYANASTAVIADADISAVAAVALLTDDLVGQRIPLTGPQALTNTELVATLGRVLGRPLHYREVPTDVVRQRFVDLGFGAEFADAYMGLLADTVDRPALVTHEVDKILGRPATSFADWAAEHRGHFTKD
- the sigI gene encoding RNA polymerase sigma factor SigI; its protein translation is MNGIETAWRDHHPYLVNLAYQMLGDIGDAEDIAQEAFLRLSRTDSERIDDIRAWLTVVAGRLCLDSLRSARSRLERPDGSAAVDTTAAVGSDPADRVTLDDQVAAAVLTVLTRLSPGERVAFVLHDIFRIPFDDIAETVGRPVGTCRQLARRARTKVAAAAPRLNEVSPGEHRKVTDAFITACANGDLQALAAVLDPSVWGVGTVLTDSALRQVHHGRHDVATNLLRYLGPGATVVCAAEPVLLAFDRRRLFAVVVLTIRDGLVVKIEATADPTARAH
- the dxr gene encoding 1-deoxy-D-xylulose-5-phosphate reductoisomerase — protein: MSDTPRQRVLILGSTGSIGTQALEVIAANPDRFEVVGLAAGGGNPDLLAAQRAQTGVSAIAVADPAAAERVGDVRYAGPDAVTRLVEDTEADVVLNALVGALGLQPTLAALASGARLALANKESLVAGGPLVLKAAAPGQIVPVDSEHSAMAQCLRGGTADEVDKIVLTASGGPFLGWSSDDLQSVTPEQAGKHPTWSMGPMNTLNSATLVNKGLELIETHLLFGIDYDRIEVVVHPQSIVHSMATFTDGSTLAQASPPDMKLPIALALGWPARVPGAAAACDFTTASTWEFLPLDNEVFPAVDLARHAGKRGGCLTAVYNAANEEAAEAFLDGRIGFPAIVETVGDVLHAADRWAAEPATVEDVLDAQRWAREQAQHIVEQKTTKKGLVSR